The following proteins are co-located in the Pochonia chlamydosporia 170 chromosome 6, whole genome shotgun sequence genome:
- a CDS encoding long-chain fatty acid transporter (similar to Neosartorya fischeri NRRL 181 XP_001257846.1) translates to MPVPLVVAAPAAAAAFAYINARTSLWYDYLLFKSTFKSAGRVFLRQRRGNLSVFHNLEDRAKDPSTANKDLLIFEGRHHTYAQVHDTAIRYGTWLRKNFGIKPKDVVAMDFENSDTFIFVWLGLWSIGAKPAFINYNLTGKSLAHCIKASKSKICLVDPNVATNVTEDVRAELGNVNFVMFTPEVQAEAAATPPVRVPDSDLIEDDLANLAILIYTSGTTGLPKPAVVSWAKVIAGGTIVETLLARGGNDIMYTSMPLYHSAASLLSFCSTLLAGSTQAIGRKFSTKVFWDEVRASNATIVQYVGETLRYLLAAPPQYDPVTGECIDKKHKVTAAFGNGLRPDIWNQFKERFGVDTILEFYAATEGPFGLWNLSRNDHTAGAIGRSGLLYGGLQSLNLSLVELDWATDLPKRDAATGFCTKVKPGEPGELICKLDPENISQRFQGYYGNENATSSKIMRGVFKPGDAWFRTGDVTRWDADGRMYFMDRIGDTFRWKSENVSTVEVSEAVGRHPSVREANVYGVELPHHDGRAGCVAIAFDKQPDKTVFRSLAGHVKSSLPRYAQPLFLRVLKEVGGAAQTTGTMKQQKHLLRLAGVKPNNKKIDGELYWLKGDAYVPFQDNEWRELEAGRVKL, encoded by the exons ATGCCAG TTCCCCTTGTTGTTGCAGCtccggcggcagcagcagcattcgCCTACATCAACGCCAGAACCTCTCTGTGGTATGATTATCTCCTCTTCAAATCGACCTTCAAATCAGCTGGCCGAGTGTTTCTTCGCCAACGCCGCGGCAACTTGTCTGTCTTTCATAACCTGGAAGACCGCGCAAAGGACCCTTCTACAGCCAACAAAGACCTGCTCATTTTTGAGGGTCGTCACCACACGTACGCTCAGGTTCACGACACGGCCATCCGCTATGGAACCTGGTTGCGGAAGAATTTCGGCATCAAGCCGAAAGACGTGGTAGCCATGGATTTTGAGAACTCTGATACCTTCATCTTTGTTTGGCTCGGACTTTGGAGTATTGGTGCTAAGCCTGCCTTCATCAACTACAACCTGACGGGCAAATCATTGGCTCACTGCATCAAGGCGTCGAAATCCAAGATTTGCCTGGTTGACCCTAATGTTGCCACAAATGTCACCGAGGATGTGCGGGCCGAGCTTGGCAACGTCAACTTCGTCATGTTTACGCCGGAAGTTCAAGCCGAAGCAGCCGCTACCCCTCCTGTGCGCGTACCAGACTCTGACCTGATCGAGGATGACCTGGCAAACTTGGCTATTTTGATTTACACGTCCGGAACGACCGGTTTGCCCAAGCCTGCCGTGGTCTCGTGGGCCAAGGTTATTGCAGGAGGCACGATTGTGGAGACACTTCTTGCTCGTGGGGGTAACGATATCATGTACACG TCTATGCCGCTTTATCACTCGGCAGCATCCTTACTCTCCTTTTGTTCTACCTTGCTAGCAGGCAGCACACAAGCTATCGGCCGCAAATTCTCCACCAAGGTGTTTTGGGACGAAGTACGAGCCTCCAATGCCACCATTGTTCAATATGTTGGCGAGACTCTACGATATCTGCTTGCTGCACCTCCTCAGTATGATCCCGTCACTGGCGAGTGTATCGACAAGAAACACAAGGTCACAGCGGCATTCGGCAACGGTCTGCGCCCCGACATCTGGAACCAGTTCAAGGAACGGTTTGGCGTTGACACCATCCTCGAATTCTACGCCGCCACCGAAGGGCCCTTTGGACTGTGGAACCTTAGCCGCAATGACCATACAGCGGGTGCAATTGGCCGCAGCGGTCTACTGTATGGCGGCTTGCAGTCACTGAATCTGTCACTTGTTGAGTTAGATTGGGCAACAGATCTACCTAAACGAGATGCCGCGACGGGATTCTGCACCAAGGTCAAGCCTGGTGAACCCGGCGAGCTGATCTGCAAGCTGGACCCGGAAAATATTAGCCAACGCTTCCAAGGATATTATGGAAACGAGAATGCAACATCGTCCAAAATCATGCGTGGGGTCTTCAAGCCTGGCGATGCATGGTTCCGCACCGGCGACGTTACTCGGTGGGACGCAGACGGCCGCATGTACTTCATGGACCGCATTGGTGATACGTTCCGCTGGAAGTCAGAAAACGTGTCGACAGTCGAAGTCAGCGAAGCCGTCGGTCGCCACCCTTCTGTGCGTGAGGCCAACGTGTACGGTGTTGAGCTCCCCCATCATGACGGACGAGCCGGCTGTGTGGCCATCGCCTTTGACAAGCAGCCCGACAAGACCGTGTTCCGCAGCCTGGCAGGCCACGTCAAGTCATCACTGCCTCGTTACGCACAACCCCTATTCCTTAGGGTCCTCAAGGAAGTTGGTGGTGCGGCCCAAACAACAGGTAC